In Prochlorococcus marinus CUG1415, the sequence TTCACCTTTGAACACCCATACTTTAATTCCTAGAACACCGTAAGTTGTATTAGCTTCACGTGTTGCATAGTCAATTTCAGCTCTCAAAGTATGTAAAGGTACTCTACCTTCTCTAGTCCATTCAGTTCTAGCTATTTCAGCACCATTTAACCTTCCCCCTACTTGAATTTTAAGACCTAAGACCCCAGCCCTTTGAGCCCTTTGCAAAGCCATCCTAATAGTTCTTCTGAAAGCGACTCTTTTTTCTAATTGTTGCGCAATATATTCAGCCAGTAAAAAAGCATCGGCGTCTACGCGTTCAACTTCAACAACGTTAATTCTGACTTGCCTTGTCCTATCCCCTATAGTTTTTTGAATGCCAGATCTTAATTCTTCAATACCACTTCCCTGTCTTCCAACTATAACTCCTGGTCTTGCTGTTTTTAATTCAAGTTCCAGTTGGTCAGCTTTTCTAGCTATTAAAACATCGCTAATTCCCGCTGCTCCATATTTTTTTTGTATAAATGTACGAATTTTAAAATCTTCTTGTAGAAGAATTGGATATGTCTTGGAAGTAGCAAACCATTTAGAGCGATGCTCTTGTGTAATTCCTAATCTTAATCCAG encodes:
- the rpsC gene encoding 30S ribosomal protein S3; its protein translation is MGHKIHPSGLRLGITQEHRSKWFATSKTYPILLQEDFKIRTFIQKKYGAAGISDVLIARKADQLELELKTARPGVIVGRQGSGIEELRSGIQKTIGDRTRQVRINVVEVERVDADAFLLAEYIAQQLEKRVAFRRTIRMALQRAQRAGVLGLKIQVGGRLNGAEIARTEWTREGRVPLHTLRAEIDYATREANTTYGVLGIKVWVFKGEVLPKEEQTIPVGASPKRKASRRPQQFEDRSNENS